The region gatggtgatgagatgaccgaagtgaaacggcggcggcgaagacaatcccatcgaggaggctgcctggggtgcaaacaccatggaggcagccggaggcaccgaagccgatgcgggaggaggcgggaccgcagccagggcgggcgccgcaaagctcgcggccggtgcggacgccgcaaggcccgcggccggggcggacgccgccaaccccgccagcggggcagtgtgatccgcttgcggcaggagcggcgggacgacgcctgcggagtccgcagcggacggcggcgccacggtgtggaccacgaggtcatgcccaagcgagggcgccggcggcgtggagaagacggagccgatgctccttgtcccgatcggagccggaacagagacggcatcgagcgggaggttgagcagagccgcaagagaggccgggaggaagcccgcagcagtggaaccggtggtggcggcgctcgacatggcggcggcgcgatcggtggcgcggcggcggtgcgggtattagggtttagaagcggaagcgatcgtaacctagcgtgataccatgtaagacaataagttttggggaaccagcacaaccctctaggggtggtttatctcattatatataatggttgtgttacaatatgtaccatatacgtacatagatacagaagctatacatagtgtaACACTAAAGTAGTATTATTGATCTTCCATGTATTGTGCTCACCAATGAGCAATTTAATTACCTTTCCAGTAATTAAGTTGGATAAAGAGAAAGCAGAGAACGAAATCTTGATGAAGACATCTCGACAAAGAAAAGATAATGTTGCCCAAGCTGATTATTGCTTGGTTTTTATATCCCTTTTCAATTGTATTTTTATGCATTATCGATCAGGAATAGAGAATACCTCACAATCAAATTTCAAGTGCCTCTACGAAACTCATGATATGGTTGGGCACTGTTATCCAAAACATATGTTACATTTCCTCCATCATAATGCAACCTTTATTCGGATCATATTTTTGTTTACCAATTCTTTATCCATTTATATTATATTTATTTTCTGCTCATAGTATATTTCTTGAGAAATCAATGAACCTTATGCCCACCATTAATTTAATCATGATTTGTCATTATTTACCTTTGCATGTGCTAgcaagacgtgcgttgcacgtgcaagcttactagttttATCAAGTTGTCTATCCACAATTGATTACCTTATATCACAAGCACATGTGGGCACGACACTGTGGTTAAAATACACTGACAGCTCCTGACCGCCACAGCGGGCGTGCCACTCAACATTATTGCCAGATCCATCCTCCTCTACTGCAGTGCTAGATCGAGCGACAGAGACAGCGGCCGTGCAGTGCCGGTGGCGGCAACTCGcgacggccatggagctcctgcgggACAGCATCCCCATGGTGTCCCTGGCCGCCGCACTGTACGCGCGCGTGGCCTCGTCGCTCCTCCGCGCCGGCCTCCCGCGCCTCGTCGCGCTGCTCCCGCTATTCCCGTTCCTCGCCGCCGCTCCCCTGGCCCTCACTTCCTCCGCCATCGTCCGAGGCACCGCCGCCTTCTTCCTAACCTGGCTTTTCGCGTTCAAGCTtgccctcctcgccgccggccgcggCCCGCTCGACCCCGCCCTCCCCGTGCTGCCGTTCGTCTTCACCGCGCTGCTCCCCGTCAAGCTCCGCCCTGCCGGCGCCGGAGCGCCCAAAGCCAAGCCGCTGCCGTCGCTCCTCTCTTGCGCGGCCAAGGTGGCCGCCATAGCCGCCATCCTCCGCCTCTACCAGTACAACGCTCGGCTGCACCCCTACGCGCGCCGGGCCCTGTACGGCGTCCACATATACTGCTTCCTGGACCTCTTCTTCCCCTGCATCGCGGCGGCCGCCGGCGCGCTCGGCATGGAGACGGAGCCGCAGTTCGACCGGCCCTACCTGGCCTCCTCGCTGCGCGACTTCTGGGGCAGGAGGTGGAACCTCATGGTGTCGGCCATCCTCCGGCCGTCGGTGTACGACCCCGTGCGCGCGCGCGCCGGGAGCCCCGCCGGCGTGCTGGCCACCTTCCTCGTGTCCGGGCTGATGCACGAGGGCATGGTGTACTACCTCAGCCTCCGGCGGCCGGACGGCGGGATGACCGCCCTCTTCGTGCTCCACGGCGCTTGCTGCGTCGCCGAGGGGTGGTGCGCGCGACGGTGGGCGGCGAGGGGGTGGCCGTCGCCGCCGCGGGCTGTGGCGACGGTGATTGTGGTGGTGTTCGTCGCCGGCACGTCGTTCTGGCTCTTCTTCCCGCCGCTGTGCAAGGACGGGGGCGAGGAGAAGCTGCTGGAGGAGTGGGCTGCCGTAGCGGCCTTCTTCCTCGACGCCGGCAGAAAGATAAATGGCATTGGACGTTCAACCGACTAACTAGTAGGAAGGAAAATAAATTTCAGATTGATTGGGACTCTAACCAGGTTACCAAACAAGATTGCATTGTCTTGTTTTTTTTAACACATTGCATTTTCTTGTTTACCATGTTAAAGTCTGAGAGATGAAATGTACACTCTCAAAAGTTTGAGAAGTGAGAAAGATGTAATACTCCGTCAGCAACAACTAATATCAATTAATATGGATTAGAGGAAGTAATATGTTTTTTTGTGGGAAATATTATGTTAGGACCAGATGTATAACCAATCTCTTACATATCATTTCATCCAATTATATGAAGTGTGAAGTGTGAAGTGTGACCACATGACAcgcgtggtaagcaatccaaactgtTTATAAAAAAGACTATGTGGTATGAACAGTCAAAATCGATTTTCAAAGTTTTCACATGCTAAACCATGTGGCAATAGTATCAAGCAAATCCAAACGCCATTTTAACGCTCCAATTTCTTTCCCTTCACTATTTTCATATGGGGTTGGACTGTATCATGATTTGATTGGTATCAAAGTTAACATATTTATTTGTTTGGTAAATAAAATGATGTGCGCTTTGGTTATTTGTATGTTAGTCATAGAGTCTTCATCACTTGTATTTAATACTTCCTTcgtttcaaaataagtgtcgtTGATTTAGTACAAGTTCATTGTGATATTCATCGTACTATATGGTAACTTGTTACAACATATATAGTGTTAAGAAAATATAGTTAAATAGTGTAGTTATCATGTTCGTTAGCATTAGTCACCGCCATGGTGGTTGTGTACTTACCTGCCCATGGTGTAACAGTTGCCACTGTGGTGGCAGTTATCAGATTATGTGAAAAATTGTTAAACCATAGGATGACAACTACTACTTGCTATGTTGTTTCGAAATTGCTTAGACAATAATTACAATTGTAGTGGTGTTTAGTTAGCATCGCGATGATGTATCAACAATTAAGCGATGTAGTTAACCCCTGTAGGGTTCCGTCTGCCCGACTTCGTCAACATGGGAGGGGCGACTGGAGGGACGACTGGAGGGGCGATTGGATGGGCCGCCGCACGTGCCCAACCTGTCCACGCCGGTGATCGCCGGTGCGGAGGACGGTTTTGGGCACTAGCGGACCCGGAGGAGGATGGCGCGGATGGAGAGGCGGAcgaaccgccatcgccgccgtcgccaacGCCGTCGGACCACATTAATGACTGGTTCAATGCCGGTTATTCAGAGGAGGAGGTGGCGTCTGCGATCGATGATATTCTTCCTATCCATGATCCGGCCAGGTTGGGGCTCGACGCGGGCGAGAAGAATGAGATGGTACGCCGGATAGTTCACCGGAGAACCTCGTCGGTGGCGATCAAGCCATGGAAAGGCCCTCTTCCTAAGGTATGTCGCCCAAATCTTACGGTTTTTTATCTCATTAAGCCGGATTCGTGGGTTGTTGTCAAACGGAAGAAGTTTCTTCGCCGGACGATGGCCGGATCGAGGCCGCCGGCGACAGAGTTGGAAACTCCTAGTTTTCAGGATCTCGGGATCGCTGCTAATCGTAACATCGTTTGAATTTGCTGGTAGGCCGAGAGGGGCTGCCATCGGATGTTGGTGGGCCGGCTCGTGTTGGGTCGGGGATAGATGGGTATGAGGCCCAGTCTATCCCGGGTCCGACCGGTTTTTTCTGCAACGAGAGTGGCTCAGAGAGGGCTGCAGTACGTGGGCTAGTGGTGCTTGGGTATGAGGCCCAGCGCAGGCCACAGCCGAACGCTATCG is a window of Triticum dicoccoides isolate Atlit2015 ecotype Zavitan chromosome 2B, WEW_v2.0, whole genome shotgun sequence DNA encoding:
- the LOC119367023 gene encoding probable long-chain-alcohol O-fatty-acyltransferase 4; translation: MELLRDSIPMVSLAAALYARVASSLLRAGLPRLVALLPLFPFLAAAPLALTSSAIVRGTAAFFLTWLFAFKLALLAAGRGPLDPALPVLPFVFTALLPVKLRPAGAGAPKAKPLPSLLSCAAKVAAIAAILRLYQYNARLHPYARRALYGVHIYCFLDLFFPCIAAAAGALGMETEPQFDRPYLASSLRDFWGRRWNLMVSAILRPSVYDPVRARAGSPAGVLATFLVSGLMHEGMVYYLSLRRPDGGMTALFVLHGACCVAEGWCARRWAARGWPSPPRAVATVIVVVFVAGTSFWLFFPPLCKDGGEEKLLEEWAAVAAFFLDAGRKINGIGRSTD